From the bacterium genome, one window contains:
- a CDS encoding thiolase family protein produces MREAVIVDAVRTPLGRGKENGALHGWHPADLAAETLKALVGRTGIDPGEIEDVIMGCVGQVGEQGLNIGRNAALAAGFPESVVGTTVDRQCGSSQQALHFAAQGVMAGAYDVVVAAGVESMSRVPMGTSAAVGGAPFGPRMIDRYARENLYGVGGLVNQGISAEIIAERWNLSRQELDTLSMESHHKAAKAARSGWFDKEIVGIDIRHSDGTTEQVKSDEGIRPETTLERLASLKPAFKPDGRITAGNSSQITDGAAAVLVMAKEKAAALGLRPRARFHSFALGGVDPVVMLTGVIPATRKILERSRLGIKDFDAIEVNEAFAPVVLAWAREFGADLAKVNQCGGAIALGHPLGCSGSRLMTTLLNTLERTGGRYGLQTMCEGGGMANATVIERLD; encoded by the coding sequence ATGCGCGAAGCCGTCATCGTCGATGCCGTCCGTACCCCGCTCGGGCGCGGGAAGGAGAACGGGGCCCTGCACGGGTGGCACCCCGCCGATCTCGCCGCCGAGACGCTGAAGGCGCTGGTCGGCCGCACCGGGATCGACCCGGGCGAGATCGAGGACGTGATCATGGGCTGCGTCGGCCAGGTCGGCGAGCAGGGCCTGAACATCGGCCGCAACGCGGCCCTCGCCGCCGGCTTCCCCGAATCGGTGGTGGGGACGACGGTGGACCGCCAGTGCGGATCGAGCCAGCAGGCGCTGCATTTCGCCGCCCAGGGCGTGATGGCGGGCGCCTACGACGTCGTCGTCGCCGCCGGCGTCGAATCGATGAGCCGCGTGCCGATGGGCACCAGCGCCGCGGTCGGCGGCGCGCCGTTCGGGCCGCGCATGATCGACCGCTACGCGCGGGAGAACCTCTACGGGGTCGGCGGGCTGGTGAACCAGGGCATCTCGGCCGAGATCATCGCCGAGCGCTGGAACCTGTCGCGCCAGGAGCTCGATACCCTGTCGATGGAGTCGCACCACAAGGCGGCCAAGGCGGCGCGCAGCGGCTGGTTCGACAAGGAGATCGTCGGCATCGACATCCGCCACAGCGACGGCACGACCGAACAGGTGAAGAGCGACGAGGGCATCCGCCCCGAGACGACCCTGGAGCGCCTGGCATCGCTGAAGCCCGCGTTCAAGCCGGACGGCCGGATCACCGCCGGCAACTCCAGCCAGATCACCGACGGCGCCGCCGCGGTGCTGGTGATGGCGAAGGAGAAAGCCGCGGCGCTCGGGCTCAGGCCGCGCGCCCGCTTCCACAGCTTCGCGCTCGGCGGCGTCGATCCGGTGGTCATGCTGACCGGCGTCATCCCCGCGACCCGGAAGATCCTCGAGCGCTCGCGGCTGGGGATCAAGGACTTCGACGCCATCGAGGTCAACGAGGCCTTCGCGCCGGTGGTGCTCGCCTGGGCGCGCGAATTCGGCGCCGACCTGGCGAAGGTCAACCAGTGCGGCGGCGCCATCGCCCTCGGTCACCCGCTCGGCTGCAGCGGCAGCCGGCTGATGACCACGCTGCTCAACACCCTCGAGCGCACCGGCGGCCGCTACGGCCTGCAGACCATGTGCGAGGGTGGCGGCATGGCGAACGCGACGGTGATCGAGCGCCTCGACTGA
- a CDS encoding NADPH:quinone oxidoreductase family protein: MRRVVCREFGPPDRLTVEQVADPLPSAGDVVVEVRAAGVTFVDALLVQGRYQIKPPLPFTPGGEVAGVIVAVGSGVNPARLQERVLVSCGVGGFAERLAVPEAMARRLPPTLSFGQGAALIQSYATALFALTRRATVRRGDWVLVLGAGGGVGLAMVDVARHLGARVIAAASSAAKLAAARAVGAQACIRYDEEDLKTRVREISGGGVHMVVDPVGGSYAEPALRALRSFGNYLIVGFAAGEIPALKANLVLLQNRSVVGVDWGAWTFEHPHENAALIGEVLALAACGTIQPVEPTRYALDHAGDALQALVDRKVAGKVVLVP; the protein is encoded by the coding sequence ATGAGACGCGTCGTCTGCAGGGAGTTCGGCCCGCCGGATCGCCTGACCGTGGAGCAGGTCGCGGACCCGCTCCCCAGCGCCGGCGACGTCGTGGTGGAGGTCCGCGCCGCCGGCGTCACCTTCGTCGACGCGCTGCTGGTGCAGGGGCGCTATCAGATCAAGCCGCCGCTGCCGTTCACGCCGGGAGGCGAGGTGGCGGGGGTGATCGTCGCCGTGGGGAGCGGCGTCAACCCGGCGCGCCTGCAGGAACGGGTGCTGGTGTCGTGCGGCGTCGGCGGGTTCGCGGAACGCCTCGCGGTGCCGGAGGCGATGGCGCGCCGGCTGCCGCCGACCCTCAGCTTCGGGCAGGGCGCGGCGCTGATCCAGAGTTATGCGACGGCGCTGTTCGCGCTGACCCGGCGGGCGACGGTGCGGCGCGGCGACTGGGTCCTGGTGCTCGGCGCCGGCGGCGGCGTCGGCCTCGCCATGGTCGACGTCGCCCGCCATCTCGGCGCCCGCGTGATCGCCGCCGCGTCGAGCGCCGCCAAGCTCGCCGCGGCGCGCGCCGTCGGCGCGCAGGCGTGCATCCGCTACGACGAGGAGGACCTGAAGACGCGGGTGCGCGAGATCAGCGGTGGCGGCGTGCACATGGTCGTCGATCCGGTCGGCGGCTCGTACGCCGAGCCGGCGCTGCGCGCCCTGCGGTCGTTCGGCAACTATCTCATCGTCGGCTTCGCCGCCGGCGAGATTCCCGCCCTCAAGGCCAACCTGGTGCTGCTGCAGAACCGTTCGGTGGTCGGCGTCGACTGGGGCGCCTGGACCTTCGAGCATCCGCACGAAAACGCGGCGCTGATCGGCGAGGTCCTGGCGCTCGCCGCCTGCGGCACCATCCAGCCGGTGGAGCCGACCCGTTATGCGCTGGACCACGCCGGCGACGCGCTGCAGGCCCTGGTCGACCGCAAGGTGGCGGGGAAGGTGGTGCTGGTGCCGTGA
- a CDS encoding family 1 glycosylhydrolase, giving the protein MAFRFPQGFTWGTATAAHQIEGNNVNSDFWVMEHTPGTMFAEPSGDACDSFHRYPDDIRLVRDLGFQAYRFSVEWARVEPEEGQFSLAALDHYRRVLACCHELGVRPCVTFHHFTSPRWFTADGGWEEAANADRFARYCERVVRHLGDLIDTAYTINEANLLATLAVSGVLPRDGFKSVAPFVAESARRCGTTLERFGPFFLGHPLRISDTLLRAHTRAREVLKAGPGRFPVGITLAMQDYQALPGGEAQRDEARRVSFDPFLDAARADDFVGVQTYSRVRFDANGPVGPEPGVPVLALGYEYWPEALEGTIRYAAARAGVPIYVTENGIGTDDDELRHDYVRRALAGVARCLGDGIDVRGYFYWSLMDNFEWLFGYGPKFGLVAVDRQSQMRRPKASAAWLGAIARANALGE; this is encoded by the coding sequence ATGGCGTTCCGATTTCCGCAGGGCTTCACGTGGGGCACGGCCACGGCCGCGCACCAGATCGAGGGCAACAACGTCAACAGCGACTTCTGGGTGATGGAGCACACGCCGGGCACCATGTTCGCCGAGCCGTCCGGCGACGCCTGCGACTCGTTCCATCGCTACCCGGACGACATCCGCCTGGTGCGCGATCTCGGCTTCCAGGCGTACCGCTTCTCGGTCGAGTGGGCGCGCGTCGAGCCCGAGGAGGGGCAGTTCTCGCTCGCCGCGCTCGACCACTACCGCCGCGTGCTCGCCTGCTGCCACGAGCTCGGGGTGCGGCCCTGCGTCACCTTCCATCACTTCACCTCGCCGCGCTGGTTCACCGCCGACGGCGGCTGGGAGGAGGCGGCGAATGCCGACCGCTTCGCGCGCTACTGCGAGCGCGTCGTGCGTCATCTCGGCGACCTCATCGACACCGCCTACACCATCAACGAAGCGAATCTGCTGGCGACCCTGGCGGTGTCCGGCGTGCTGCCGCGCGATGGCTTCAAATCGGTGGCGCCGTTCGTCGCCGAGTCGGCGCGGCGTTGCGGCACGACGCTCGAGCGCTTCGGCCCGTTCTTCCTCGGCCACCCGCTGCGCATCAGCGACACCCTGCTGCGCGCCCACACCCGCGCCCGCGAGGTGTTGAAGGCGGGGCCGGGGCGCTTCCCGGTCGGCATCACCCTGGCGATGCAGGACTACCAGGCGCTGCCCGGCGGAGAGGCGCAGCGCGACGAGGCGCGGCGGGTGAGCTTCGACCCGTTCCTCGACGCCGCCAGGGCGGACGACTTCGTCGGCGTGCAGACCTACAGCCGGGTGCGCTTCGACGCCAACGGCCCGGTCGGTCCGGAGCCCGGCGTGCCGGTACTGGCCCTGGGCTACGAGTACTGGCCGGAGGCGCTCGAGGGCACCATCCGCTACGCCGCGGCCCGCGCCGGCGTGCCGATCTACGTCACCGAGAACGGCATCGGCACCGACGACGACGAGCTGCGCCACGACTACGTGCGCCGGGCGTTGGCGGGCGTCGCGCGCTGCCTGGGCGACGGCATCGACGTCCGCGGCTACTTCTACTGGTCGCTGATGGACAACTTCGAGTGGCTGTTCGGCTACGGTCCGAAGTTCGGCCTGGTCGCGGTCGATCGCCAGAGCCAGATGCGGCGCCCGAAAGCCAGCGCCGCGTGGCTCGGGGCGATCGCGCGCGCCAACGCGCTCGGTGAGTGA
- a CDS encoding nitroreductase family deazaflavin-dependent oxidoreductase, translating into MASAPRPFSKTEVAIANPIIKLMSRLNTWAYRATNGRVGGRFLRGAPVLLLTTIGRKSGARRVAPLIYARDGERLLLVASKGGMDHHPLWYRNLDANPQVEVQIGAEVRAMTARTASAEEKRALWPKAVAVYRDYDDYQARTQRDIPLVILTPRG; encoded by the coding sequence ATGGCCAGCGCCCCGCGCCCATTCTCGAAAACCGAAGTCGCGATCGCCAACCCGATCATCAAGCTGATGAGCCGGCTCAACACCTGGGCGTATCGGGCGACCAATGGGCGCGTCGGCGGCCGCTTCCTGCGCGGCGCCCCGGTCCTGCTGCTCACCACCATCGGCCGCAAGAGCGGCGCGCGGCGGGTGGCGCCGCTCATCTACGCGCGCGACGGAGAACGGTTGCTGCTCGTCGCTTCCAAGGGCGGCATGGACCATCACCCGCTCTGGTACCGCAACCTGGACGCCAACCCGCAGGTCGAGGTGCAGATCGGCGCCGAGGTCCGGGCGATGACCGCGCGCACCGCGTCGGCGGAGGAGAAGCGGGCGCTGTGGCCGAAGGCGGTCGCCGTCTACCGCGACTACGACGACTACCAGGCGCGCACGCAGCGCGACATTCCCCTGGTCATCCTCACCCCGCGCGGCTGA
- a CDS encoding alpha/beta hydrolase: MPIVDSNGIRLAYQEFGDPRATPMLLIMGLGAQMILWRDDFCETLAGRGYRVIRFDNRDVGESTWMDDLGMPDVLGVLGAIAARQPVQAPYLLRDMAADAAGLLAALAIDSAHVVGASMGGMIAQTLALDAPARVRSLTSIMSSTGNPDLPQPRPDAMAVLLTPPPADREGAIARGVEVFRTIGSPGFPFDEPEIRRLAALSYDRGFNPVGTARQLVAILASGSRVERLRELRRPTLVIHGTDDPLVPFAAGQDTASAVPGARLLAIEGMGHDMPRPVWPRMIDAICELAERAESAMDAAGR; this comes from the coding sequence ATGCCGATCGTCGACAGCAACGGAATCCGCCTCGCCTACCAGGAGTTCGGGGACCCGCGCGCCACCCCGATGCTGCTCATCATGGGCTTGGGCGCGCAGATGATCCTCTGGCGCGATGACTTCTGCGAGACCCTCGCCGGCCGCGGCTATCGCGTCATCCGCTTCGACAACCGCGACGTCGGCGAGTCGACCTGGATGGACGACCTCGGCATGCCCGACGTGCTCGGGGTCCTCGGCGCCATCGCCGCCCGGCAGCCGGTGCAGGCGCCGTACCTGCTGCGCGACATGGCGGCCGACGCCGCCGGCCTGCTCGCCGCGCTCGCCATCGACAGCGCCCACGTGGTCGGCGCCTCGATGGGCGGCATGATCGCGCAGACCCTGGCCCTCGACGCGCCGGCGCGGGTGCGTTCGCTGACCTCGATCATGTCGTCGACCGGCAACCCCGACCTGCCACAGCCGCGGCCCGACGCCATGGCGGTGCTGCTCACCCCGCCGCCGGCCGACCGCGAGGGCGCGATCGCCCGCGGCGTCGAGGTGTTCCGCACCATCGGCAGCCCCGGCTTCCCCTTCGACGAGCCGGAGATCCGCCGCCTCGCCGCGCTGAGCTACGACCGCGGCTTCAACCCGGTCGGCACCGCCCGGCAACTGGTGGCCATCCTCGCCTCCGGCAGCCGCGTCGAGCGCCTGCGCGAGCTGCGCCGGCCGACGCTCGTCATCCACGGCACCGACGACCCGCTCGTCCCCTTCGCCGCCGGCCAGGATACCGCCAGCGCCGTCCCCGGGGCGCGCCTGCTCGCCATCGAGGGTATGGGGCACGACATGCCGCGTCCGGTCTGGCCGCGCATGATCGACGCCATCTGCGAGCTGGCCGAACGCGCCGAGTCCGCGATGGACGCCGCCGGCCGCTGA
- a CDS encoding SDR family NAD(P)-dependent oxidoreductase, giving the protein MPSVLITGCSSGIGLAAAVEMGRRGWTTIATLRDPRRADRLRDAATRAGVASRLVIEALDVTDAASFPAVLQRVLAHGGGRLDAVVHNAGIASGGAFEDLPDGELRRVMETNFFAVLALTRALLPTFRAQRRGRIVVVSSNSAFAGEPANSIYVASKWAIEGWAESLAYEVERFGIDVALIEPGPYRTEIWRSSPRIVPDGSPYAPWLRRLEAAIDAKVVASARDPREVATAIAAALEAVRPRFRYPVSPQAWFGFLMRGVVPTRAQRRLVTRLLGLRGE; this is encoded by the coding sequence ATGCCCTCGGTTCTGATCACCGGCTGCTCCTCCGGCATCGGGCTGGCGGCCGCGGTCGAAATGGGGCGGCGCGGCTGGACGACGATCGCCACCCTGCGCGATCCGCGGCGCGCCGATCGCCTGCGCGACGCGGCGACGCGCGCCGGGGTTGCCTCGCGGCTGGTCATCGAGGCGCTCGACGTCACCGACGCCGCGTCGTTCCCCGCCGTGCTGCAGCGGGTGCTGGCGCACGGCGGCGGCCGCCTGGACGCGGTGGTGCACAACGCCGGCATCGCCAGCGGCGGCGCCTTCGAGGACCTGCCGGACGGCGAGCTGCGCCGGGTCATGGAGACCAACTTCTTCGCCGTGCTGGCGCTGACCCGCGCCCTGCTCCCCACCTTCCGCGCCCAGCGCCGGGGCCGCATCGTCGTCGTCTCCAGCAACTCCGCCTTCGCCGGCGAGCCCGCGAACTCCATCTACGTCGCCTCCAAGTGGGCGATCGAGGGCTGGGCGGAATCGCTCGCCTACGAGGTCGAGCGCTTCGGCATCGACGTCGCGCTCATCGAACCCGGCCCCTACCGCACCGAGATCTGGCGGAGCTCGCCGCGCATCGTGCCGGACGGCAGCCCCTACGCGCCCTGGCTCCGCCGCCTCGAGGCGGCGATCGACGCCAAGGTGGTGGCCAGCGCCCGCGACCCGCGCGAGGTCGCCACCGCCATCGCCGCGGCGCTGGAGGCGGTACGGCCGCGCTTCCGCTACCCCGTCAGCCCGCAGGCCTGGTTCGGATTCCTCATGCGCGGCGTCGTGCCGACCCGCGCCCAGCGCCGGCTGGTCACCCGCCTCCTCGGCCTGCGCGGCGAGTGA
- the dnaE gene encoding DNA polymerase III subunit alpha, whose amino-acid sequence MTAMGFAHLHLHTQYSLLDGANKIADLIPRVKALGMPAVAMTDHGNMFGAVEFYKTAVAAGVQPIIGCEMYVAPGDRRDKQKVVKGDDFETAGNFHLVLLATNQEGYRNLCRLVTLGYTEGFYYKPRIDKALLRELNGGLIALSGCLASEVNQALMTGSMDRARAVLLEYRAIFGDRYYVEIQDNHLKEQERANRELIALADELGLPLVATNDCHYLQPGDHQAHDVLLCIQTGKTFNDEKRWRFGTDQLYVKDPTEMLAAFGERDEAVRNTLDIAKRCSLELEFGRYQFPVFQVPKGVTLEEQLERDARAGLEERLVGLRTLGHWDAERERVYQERLDRELAVIEKMGFAGYFLIVADFTNYAKRQGIPVGPGRGSAAGSLVAWALRITDLDPIPYNLLFERFLNPERKSMPDIDMDFCFERRDEVIRYVREKYGEDHVAQIITFGTLKGKAAIKDVGRALEFTFGETDKIAKLYPAPKQGKDFPLTKALEMEPRLRELREKGEREQQLFDHAIKLEGLLRHASKHAAGIVIGSRPLVEDLPLFMDKEGSVMTQFSGPHVDEIGLIKFDFLGLKTLTLVHNVARRIREGRGVEIDVATLPLDDKATYKLIAKGDTVGVFQMESGGMRKLVTQLRPSTFEDIIAVLALFRPGPLDSGMVEQFIKRKHGKEDVRYPHPALEPILEPTYGVIVYQEQVMQIAQVLAGYSLGDADNLRRAMGKKDPVKMQKERERFIAGAAAQQIPEAKAGEIFDQMETFAMYGFNKSHSAAYALVSFQTAYLKAHFREELMAGLLTMEMGDTDKTFKNIAECRERGIRILPPDVNESRQDFTVLAQPDDNGLRPIRFGLCAVRGVGSKAVDAILAARDAGGPFTSLANFCKRVLATRNGDAGGEGGDVASAPAAVNKKVVESLIKCGAFDSLGVSRRQLLDGVDRALAWGASHAREDNTQQIGLFSSKGIAVEAPEPPLAPLTPWPDKERLKAEHEALGFYITAHPLDKYETDLKRFTTALCEQLSEKPDQCKVTLGGVIQRLQLKNSRKGDRYAAFTLEDKTGTVEVICWPETYRKAEIDFTTDEPVCVSGTLEVGEERCQIIADEVTLLTQYRARTAQEVHLALVADRVTDDLFARLKATLSEHRGDCPCYVHLLLPNKTETVIALPRELRVAATEGMLDAVEQLCGRGVASLQ is encoded by the coding sequence CTGACTGCCATGGGGTTCGCGCATCTGCATCTGCACACGCAGTACTCGCTGCTCGACGGCGCCAACAAGATCGCCGACCTGATCCCGCGGGTGAAGGCGCTCGGCATGCCGGCGGTGGCGATGACCGACCACGGCAACATGTTCGGCGCCGTCGAGTTCTACAAGACGGCGGTGGCCGCCGGGGTGCAGCCGATCATCGGCTGCGAGATGTACGTCGCGCCCGGCGACCGGCGGGACAAGCAGAAGGTCGTGAAGGGCGACGATTTCGAGACCGCCGGCAACTTCCATCTCGTCCTCCTGGCGACCAACCAGGAGGGGTACCGCAATCTCTGCCGGCTGGTGACGCTCGGCTACACGGAGGGCTTCTACTACAAGCCGCGCATCGACAAGGCGTTGCTGCGCGAGCTGAACGGCGGCCTGATCGCCCTGTCGGGCTGCCTGGCGAGCGAGGTCAACCAGGCGCTGATGACCGGCTCGATGGATCGCGCCCGCGCCGTGCTGCTGGAATACCGGGCCATCTTCGGCGACCGCTACTACGTCGAGATCCAGGACAATCACCTGAAGGAACAGGAGCGCGCCAACCGCGAGCTGATCGCGCTCGCCGACGAGCTCGGGCTGCCGCTGGTGGCGACCAACGACTGCCACTACCTGCAGCCGGGCGACCACCAGGCGCACGACGTGCTGCTCTGCATCCAGACCGGCAAGACCTTCAACGACGAGAAGCGCTGGCGCTTCGGCACCGACCAGCTCTACGTCAAGGACCCGACGGAGATGCTGGCCGCGTTCGGCGAGCGCGACGAGGCGGTGCGCAACACCCTGGACATCGCCAAACGCTGCTCGCTCGAGCTCGAGTTCGGCCGCTACCAGTTTCCGGTCTTCCAGGTGCCGAAGGGTGTGACGCTCGAGGAGCAGCTCGAGCGCGACGCCCGCGCCGGGCTCGAGGAGCGCCTGGTCGGCCTGCGCACGCTCGGCCACTGGGACGCGGAGCGCGAACGGGTCTACCAGGAGCGGCTCGACCGCGAGCTGGCCGTGATCGAGAAGATGGGCTTCGCCGGCTACTTCCTGATCGTCGCCGACTTCACCAACTACGCCAAACGGCAGGGCATCCCGGTCGGTCCCGGCCGCGGCTCGGCGGCCGGCAGCCTGGTCGCCTGGGCGCTGCGCATCACCGACCTCGACCCCATTCCCTACAATCTGCTCTTCGAGCGCTTCCTCAACCCCGAGCGCAAGTCGATGCCCGACATCGACATGGACTTCTGCTTCGAGCGGCGGGACGAGGTCATTCGCTACGTGCGCGAGAAATACGGCGAGGACCACGTGGCGCAGATCATCACCTTCGGGACGTTGAAGGGGAAGGCGGCGATCAAGGACGTCGGCCGCGCCCTCGAGTTCACCTTCGGCGAAACCGACAAGATCGCCAAGCTGTACCCGGCGCCGAAGCAGGGCAAGGACTTCCCGCTCACCAAGGCGCTGGAGATGGAGCCGCGGCTGCGCGAGCTGCGCGAGAAGGGCGAACGCGAGCAGCAGCTCTTCGATCACGCCATCAAGCTCGAGGGCCTGCTGCGCCACGCCTCCAAGCACGCCGCCGGCATCGTCATCGGCTCGCGACCGCTGGTCGAGGACCTGCCCCTCTTCATGGACAAAGAGGGCAGCGTGATGACCCAGTTCAGCGGCCCGCACGTCGACGAGATCGGCCTCATCAAGTTCGACTTCCTCGGCCTGAAGACGCTGACCCTGGTGCACAACGTCGCGCGCCGCATCCGCGAGGGCCGCGGCGTCGAGATCGACGTCGCCACCCTGCCGCTCGACGACAAGGCGACCTACAAGCTGATCGCCAAGGGCGACACCGTCGGCGTCTTCCAGATGGAATCGGGCGGCATGCGCAAGCTGGTCACGCAGCTTCGGCCGAGCACCTTCGAGGACATCATCGCCGTCCTGGCGCTCTTCCGCCCCGGCCCGCTCGACAGCGGCATGGTCGAGCAGTTCATCAAGCGCAAGCACGGCAAGGAGGATGTCCGCTATCCCCACCCGGCGCTGGAGCCCATCCTCGAGCCCACCTACGGCGTCATCGTCTACCAGGAGCAGGTGATGCAGATCGCGCAGGTGCTCGCCGGCTACTCGCTCGGCGACGCCGACAACCTGCGCCGCGCCATGGGCAAGAAGGACCCGGTCAAGATGCAGAAGGAGCGCGAGCGCTTCATCGCCGGGGCGGCCGCGCAGCAGATCCCCGAGGCCAAGGCCGGCGAGATCTTCGACCAGATGGAAACCTTCGCCATGTACGGCTTCAACAAGTCGCACTCGGCGGCGTACGCGCTGGTCTCCTTCCAGACGGCGTATCTGAAGGCCCACTTCCGCGAGGAGCTCATGGCCGGGCTGCTCACCATGGAAATGGGCGACACCGACAAGACCTTCAAGAACATCGCCGAGTGCCGCGAGCGCGGCATCCGCATCCTGCCGCCGGACGTCAACGAGAGCCGCCAGGATTTCACCGTGCTCGCCCAGCCGGACGACAACGGCCTGCGCCCCATCCGCTTCGGGCTGTGCGCGGTGCGCGGCGTCGGCAGCAAGGCGGTCGATGCCATCCTCGCCGCCCGCGACGCCGGCGGGCCGTTCACCAGCCTGGCCAACTTCTGCAAGCGCGTGCTCGCCACCCGCAACGGCGACGCCGGCGGCGAGGGCGGCGACGTCGCGAGCGCCCCGGCGGCGGTGAACAAGAAGGTGGTCGAGTCGCTGATCAAGTGCGGCGCCTTCGACTCGCTCGGCGTCAGCCGCCGCCAACTCCTCGACGGCGTCGACCGGGCGCTCGCCTGGGGCGCGTCGCACGCCAGGGAGGACAACACCCAGCAGATCGGCCTGTTCTCCTCGAAGGGCATCGCGGTCGAAGCGCCCGAACCGCCGCTGGCGCCACTGACCCCGTGGCCCGACAAGGAGCGCCTCAAAGCCGAGCACGAGGCGCTCGGCTTCTACATCACCGCCCATCCGCTCGATAAGTACGAGACCGATCTGAAGCGCTTCACCACCGCGCTGTGCGAGCAGCTCTCCGAGAAGCCCGACCAGTGCAAGGTGACGCTGGGCGGCGTCATCCAACGCCTGCAGCTCAAGAACAGCCGCAAGGGCGATCGCTACGCGGCCTTCACGCTCGAGGACAAGACCGGCACCGTCGAGGTGATCTGTTGGCCGGAGACCTATCGCAAGGCCGAGATCGACTTCACCACCGACGAGCCGGTGTGCGTCAGCGGCACGCTCGAAGTGGGTGAGGAGCGCTGCCAGATCATCGCCGACGAGGTGACGCTGCTCACCCAGTATCGCGCCCGCACCGCCCAGGAGGTGCACCTGGCGCTGGTCGCCGATCGGGTGACCGACGACCTCTTCGCGCGCCTCAAGGCGACGCTCAGCGAACACCGGGGCGACTGCCCCTGCTACGTCCATCTCCTGCTGCCGAACAAGACCGAGACGGTGATCGCCCTGCCGCGCGAGCTGCGCGTCGCCGCCACCGAGGGCATGCTCGACGCCGTCGAACAGCTCTGCGGCCGCGGCGTGGCGAGTCTGCAGTAG
- the guaA gene encoding glutamine-hydrolyzing GMP synthase: MILVLDFGSQYTQLIARRVREAHVYCELHPYNLPLEKIRALQPEGIILSGGPASVYQADAPLSDPRLAELGVPLLGICYGMGVLAKEDGARTARAAAREYGPAELIVDDDADLFQGFSVGHPTPVWMSHGDRLEELPAGWTILAHSANSPIAALADRARRRYAIQFHPEVVHTRRGRELLENFLFRICRARADWTMESFIESACARIRAQVGAAGVVCGLSGGVDSTVTAALIHRAIGDQLTCIFVDNGVLRRDEATRVMRFLGDAFHFRIEAVDAGALFLRRLAGVTDPEQKRRTIGVTFIEVFEEQAKRLRDVAFLAQGTLYPDVIESVSFKGPSQTIKSHHNVGGLPERMRLALVEPLRELFKDEVRELGAALGIPASITGRHPFPGPGLAIRIIGEVTAERVAVVQAADAIMEEEIRAAGWYDRVWQAFCVLLPVKTVGVMGDERTYEHVLAIRAVESVDGMTADWSRLPPELLARMSSRIINEVEGVNRVVYDISSKPPATIEWE; the protein is encoded by the coding sequence ATGATCCTCGTCCTCGACTTCGGCTCCCAGTACACGCAACTGATCGCGCGGCGGGTGCGCGAGGCGCACGTCTACTGCGAGCTGCACCCGTACAACCTGCCGCTCGAGAAGATCCGCGCCCTGCAACCGGAGGGCATCATCCTCTCGGGCGGGCCGGCGAGCGTCTACCAGGCCGACGCGCCCCTGTCGGATCCGCGCCTCGCCGAGCTCGGGGTGCCGCTGCTCGGCATCTGTTACGGCATGGGCGTCCTCGCCAAGGAGGACGGGGCGCGCACGGCGCGCGCGGCGGCGCGCGAGTACGGGCCGGCGGAGCTCATCGTCGACGACGACGCCGACCTCTTCCAGGGCTTCAGCGTCGGCCACCCGACGCCGGTGTGGATGAGCCACGGCGATCGCCTGGAGGAGCTCCCGGCCGGCTGGACGATCCTCGCCCACAGCGCCAACTCGCCGATCGCCGCGCTCGCCGATCGCGCGCGCCGACGCTACGCGATCCAGTTCCACCCCGAGGTCGTGCACACCCGGCGCGGCCGTGAGCTGCTGGAGAACTTCCTCTTCCGCATCTGCCGGGCCAGGGCCGACTGGACGATGGAGAGCTTCATCGAGTCCGCGTGCGCGCGCATCCGCGCGCAGGTCGGCGCCGCCGGCGTCGTCTGCGGCCTGTCGGGCGGCGTCGATTCGACCGTCACCGCGGCGCTGATCCACCGCGCCATCGGCGATCAGCTCACCTGCATCTTCGTCGACAACGGCGTGCTGCGCCGCGACGAGGCGACGCGGGTGATGCGGTTTCTCGGCGACGCGTTCCACTTCCGCATCGAGGCGGTGGACGCCGGGGCGCTCTTTCTCCGCCGTCTGGCCGGCGTCACCGATCCGGAGCAGAAGCGGCGGACGATCGGCGTCACCTTCATCGAGGTGTTCGAGGAGCAGGCGAAGCGGCTGCGCGACGTCGCGTTCCTCGCCCAGGGGACGTTGTATCCGGACGTCATCGAGTCGGTGTCGTTCAAGGGGCCGTCGCAGACGATCAAGAGTCATCACAACGTCGGCGGCCTGCCCGAGCGCATGCGCCTGGCGCTGGTCGAGCCGCTGCGCGAGCTGTTCAAGGACGAGGTGCGCGAGCTCGGCGCCGCGCTCGGCATCCCGGCCTCGATCACCGGCCGGCATCCGTTCCCCGGCCCCGGCCTGGCGATCCGCATCATCGGCGAGGTCACCGCCGAGCGCGTCGCCGTCGTCCAGGCGGCCGACGCCATCATGGAGGAGGAGATCCGCGCCGCCGGCTGGTACGACCGCGTCTGGCAGGCGTTCTGCGTGCTCCTGCCGGTGAAGACCGTCGGCGTCATGGGCGACGAGCGCACCTACGAGCACGTGCTCGCGATCCGCGCCGTGGAGTCGGTCGATGGCATGACCGCGGACTGGTCGCGCCTGCCGCCGGAGCTGCTGGCGCGCATGTCGAGCCGCATCATCAACGAGGTCGAGGGCGTCAATCGCGTGGTCTACGACATCTCGTCGAAACCGCCGGCGACGATCGAGTGGGAGTGA